One window of Pseudomonas sp. ML2-2023-3 genomic DNA carries:
- a CDS encoding AMP-binding protein, whose translation MFDLGRSFLAAVERRPHAVAVSDGALKKTYEDWFVDIQSAARGLQRLGLQRGDRLLVAMQNRWQMATLHWACQFAGIVMTPLNWRSTADELGYCIEDAQIRALAYDDSTVAAVAGCSAATRLPRIAAGIRAADTDLSFEELCSQTPSGIILQADAEDFSLLLYTSGTTSKPKGVPRRHRSERAAAVAHVAQNLYRQSECTLGVMPLYHTMGVRSLLSMALIDGHFVCVPKFDVEATLQAIEREKVTNLYLVPTLYHMLIEHPAFARERVASVEKIGFAGAPMSDGLMRRVEQAFQPQLFVNHYGSSEIYTFTIDQQASRKPGSSGRSAMNQRVRVVPIDAETVDVQANPLEEGQIIADLASDEAFEGYLNRPEATARALRDGWYFTGDIGYFDLEGDLFVTGRVDDLIITGGENVSPAEIENMLSLHPAVEEVVVVGLPDEQWGKIIAAFIKLRAEVSECDLDAHCIASGLAKFKRPRRYQFIDQIPKSPVGKVLRRVLLAQFQEQALKAIS comes from the coding sequence ATGTTCGATCTCGGACGCAGCTTCCTCGCTGCCGTTGAACGCCGACCACACGCCGTGGCGGTCAGTGACGGTGCGTTGAAGAAAACCTATGAAGACTGGTTCGTCGATATCCAGAGCGCAGCTCGGGGCTTGCAACGCCTCGGGCTGCAGCGGGGTGACCGACTGCTGGTAGCGATGCAGAACCGCTGGCAGATGGCGACTCTGCATTGGGCCTGTCAGTTTGCGGGCATCGTCATGACCCCGTTGAACTGGCGCTCGACTGCCGATGAGCTGGGCTACTGCATCGAAGATGCACAAATCCGTGCACTGGCTTACGACGACTCGACGGTGGCCGCGGTGGCCGGTTGCAGCGCCGCCACAAGGCTGCCACGGATCGCCGCCGGTATCCGTGCCGCCGACACCGACCTGAGTTTCGAGGAACTGTGTTCGCAGACCCCGTCCGGAATCATTTTGCAGGCCGACGCCGAAGACTTTTCACTGCTGCTGTACACCTCCGGCACCACCAGCAAGCCCAAGGGGGTGCCCCGTCGGCACCGTTCCGAACGCGCCGCGGCGGTTGCCCACGTAGCGCAAAACCTCTACCGCCAGAGTGAATGCACGCTGGGTGTCATGCCGCTTTACCACACCATGGGCGTGCGCTCGTTGCTGTCCATGGCGCTGATCGACGGGCATTTCGTCTGTGTGCCGAAGTTCGACGTGGAAGCCACGCTGCAGGCCATCGAACGGGAAAAGGTCACCAACCTATACCTGGTGCCGACGCTCTACCACATGCTCATCGAACACCCGGCCTTTGCCCGCGAGCGAGTAGCCAGTGTGGAGAAAATTGGCTTTGCCGGCGCACCGATGAGCGATGGCTTGATGCGTCGCGTCGAGCAGGCGTTCCAGCCGCAATTGTTCGTCAATCATTATGGCAGTTCGGAGATCTACACCTTCACCATCGACCAGCAGGCCAGCCGTAAACCCGGCTCGTCAGGGCGCAGTGCAATGAACCAGCGAGTGCGCGTGGTGCCGATCGATGCTGAAACGGTGGACGTGCAGGCCAACCCATTGGAGGAGGGCCAGATCATCGCCGACCTGGCGAGTGACGAGGCGTTCGAAGGCTACCTGAACCGCCCCGAAGCGACCGCCAGGGCGTTGCGTGACGGATGGTATTTCACCGGTGACATCGGCTACTTCGATCTGGAGGGCGATCTGTTCGTCACGGGGCGTGTCGATGACTTGATCATCACCGGCGGCGAAAACGTCAGCCCGGCGGAAATCGAAAACATGCTCTCCCTGCACCCAGCAGTAGAAGAAGTGGTGGTGGTCGGCCTGCCGGACGAGCAGTGGGGCAAGATCATTGCTGCGTTTATCAAGCTGCGCGCCGAGGTCTCGGAATGCGACCTCGATGCCCATTGCATCGCTTCGGGTCTGGCCAAATTCAAGCGGCCACGGCGTTACCAGTTCATCGATCAGATTCCCAAATCTCCAGTTGGCAAGGTGCTGCGACGCGTGCTGCTGGCCCAATTTCAGGAACAGGCCTTGAAGGCCATCAGCTAA
- a CDS encoding xanthine dehydrogenase family protein subunit M: protein MKPAAFDYVRADTRRQVVELLAEYGQEARIIAGGQSLMAVLNMRLAQPKLLIDINHVADLAYIELRKDCLAVGAGVRQAQLLARSTLMDEVPLLALAMPWIGHFQTRNRGTVCGSVAHADPSAELPLCLVTLGGEIVLESKKGKRIVKAADFFQGILTTEKRADELVVEVRFPLKREGITYRFREIAMRHGDFAIVSLAAAIGTDQVELGIGGVADRPQRRSLPRGAALPDALNQTAWSLDAQDDVHASAAYRRQLIRELGHQLIEGV from the coding sequence ATGAAACCGGCTGCTTTCGATTACGTTCGGGCTGACACCCGTCGTCAGGTGGTTGAGTTGCTCGCCGAGTACGGCCAAGAGGCTCGCATCATCGCCGGTGGCCAATCGCTGATGGCGGTGCTGAACATGCGCCTGGCTCAACCCAAGTTGCTGATCGATATCAATCATGTGGCTGACCTGGCCTATATCGAACTGCGCAAGGATTGCCTGGCTGTAGGTGCCGGGGTGCGACAGGCGCAGTTGCTGGCGCGTTCGACCCTGATGGACGAGGTGCCTTTATTGGCACTGGCGATGCCCTGGATCGGCCACTTCCAGACGCGTAATCGCGGCACAGTCTGCGGTTCGGTGGCTCACGCCGACCCCAGCGCCGAGTTGCCGCTGTGCCTGGTGACGCTGGGCGGCGAGATCGTTCTCGAGTCGAAAAAAGGCAAGCGCATCGTCAAGGCTGCGGACTTCTTTCAAGGCATTCTCACCACTGAAAAGCGTGCGGATGAACTGGTCGTCGAGGTGCGTTTTCCGCTCAAGCGCGAAGGCATCACCTATCGCTTCCGCGAAATCGCCATGCGTCACGGCGACTTTGCAATTGTATCCCTGGCCGCAGCCATCGGCACGGACCAGGTCGAACTCGGCATCGGCGGGGTCGCCGACCGTCCGCAACGTCGCAGCCTGCCTCGTGGTGCGGCGTTACCAGACGCGCTCAATCAAACCGCCTGGTCGCTCGATGCACAAGACGACGTGCACGCCAGCGCTGCCTATCGCCGCCAACTAATTCGCGAGCTGGGTCATCAGCTGATCGAAGGAGTCTGA
- a CDS encoding sodium:solute symporter family protein: MASSWLVLTIVAAYMVVLALISFWVRRSTQSAKNFTTGGKDFPAVLIGFLMMSEFIGTTASIGTAQAGYTYGISAAWNIAALGVGFVIFSMLLAKKYKDLGENTISGALARTYGEPVRFATSVIMICALSIVAVSIYASGGAVLATLLGIERTSAIIIVGIVSVLYVGIGGMRSVIYTNVLHALMMYAGIILALGFALSKVGGMGELVARLPAPMFEVGNVGWPKIFAWLVAGIGATFATQYVVQAVNTVSDGRKAQHASFYCALMLIPYGLIAAMVGMCSAVLFPQIPSLQAFPQILGHMHEWMAGIVVAGLTGALFGTMAALTMGIATLLLKDFYQPFFNPQGDDRKNLNFARTATIVAGLLPITLALYASDVLVVTFLAKALRASLAVLVLMVFYAPTFGTRQGAFISIIASLIITIGWFLMGNPYGIDNAYIALATPLVIMTLSHILRGGKPEHTDSAKPISASATGR, translated from the coding sequence ATGGCTTCTAGCTGGCTGGTATTAACCATCGTGGCCGCCTACATGGTGGTCTTGGCGTTGATCAGTTTTTGGGTTCGACGCTCTACACAAAGCGCGAAAAACTTCACCACCGGAGGCAAGGACTTCCCGGCGGTGCTGATCGGTTTTCTGATGATGTCCGAGTTCATTGGCACTACCGCGAGCATTGGTACGGCTCAGGCGGGTTACACCTATGGCATTTCCGCTGCCTGGAACATCGCCGCCCTGGGCGTCGGTTTTGTGATCTTCTCCATGCTGTTGGCGAAGAAGTACAAGGACCTCGGCGAGAACACCATTTCCGGGGCGCTGGCCCGCACTTACGGCGAGCCGGTACGCTTCGCCACGTCAGTGATCATGATCTGCGCGCTGTCGATCGTTGCGGTCTCAATCTATGCCAGCGGCGGGGCAGTGCTCGCGACCTTGCTGGGCATCGAGCGGACGTCCGCGATCATCATCGTTGGTATTGTTTCGGTGCTGTACGTCGGCATCGGTGGCATGCGCTCGGTGATCTATACCAACGTCTTGCACGCGCTAATGATGTACGCCGGGATCATCCTCGCCTTGGGTTTTGCCTTGAGCAAGGTTGGCGGCATGGGCGAGTTGGTGGCGCGACTGCCAGCGCCGATGTTCGAAGTCGGCAACGTCGGTTGGCCGAAGATTTTCGCCTGGCTGGTGGCCGGTATCGGCGCGACGTTCGCCACCCAGTACGTGGTCCAGGCGGTGAATACCGTCAGCGACGGGCGCAAGGCCCAGCACGCGAGTTTCTACTGCGCGTTGATGTTGATTCCCTACGGCTTGATCGCTGCGATGGTGGGGATGTGCAGCGCGGTGCTGTTTCCGCAGATTCCTTCGTTGCAGGCCTTTCCGCAAATCCTCGGGCACATGCACGAATGGATGGCCGGGATCGTCGTCGCAGGACTGACCGGGGCGCTGTTCGGCACCATGGCCGCGCTAACCATGGGCATCGCCACGTTGTTGCTCAAGGACTTCTATCAGCCGTTCTTCAACCCACAAGGTGATGATCGCAAGAACCTCAATTTTGCCCGGACCGCGACCATCGTCGCCGGCCTGCTGCCCATCACGCTGGCGCTGTACGCCTCCGACGTGCTGGTGGTGACCTTCCTCGCCAAAGCCTTGCGCGCCTCACTCGCGGTGCTGGTGCTGATGGTGTTTTACGCGCCGACATTCGGCACGCGGCAGGGTGCGTTCATCAGCATCATCGCGTCACTGATCATCACCATCGGCTGGTTCCTGATGGGCAATCCCTACGGCATCGACAACGCCTACATCGCGCTGGCCACGCCACTCGTGATCATGACCCTGAGCCATATACTGCGCGGTGGCAAACCTGAACACACCGACAGCGCCAAACCCATCAGTGCGAGCGCTACCGGACGCTGA
- a CDS encoding (2Fe-2S)-binding protein, giving the protein MRVTAEQTFAIRLELNGRTREALAEPRTQLCDFLRHDLGATGVHVGCEHGVCGACTVLVDGVAMRSCLMLAVQGHERRIETVESLADDDTLSDLQQAFRRHHALQCGFCTAGILMSCVDFLERVPNPDETQVRDMLSGHLCRCTGYTGIVQAVLEVAAQRQTNKGE; this is encoded by the coding sequence ATGCGTGTAACTGCCGAACAAACCTTTGCGATTCGCCTGGAACTCAATGGCCGCACCCGCGAAGCGCTGGCCGAACCGCGGACCCAACTCTGCGACTTCCTGCGCCACGACCTCGGTGCCACCGGTGTCCATGTCGGATGCGAACACGGAGTCTGCGGTGCCTGCACGGTGCTGGTGGACGGGGTCGCCATGCGTTCCTGCCTGATGCTCGCGGTACAGGGGCACGAGCGGCGTATCGAGACCGTCGAGTCCCTGGCCGACGACGACACACTGAGCGACCTGCAACAAGCCTTTCGCCGTCATCACGCCTTGCAGTGCGGCTTTTGCACTGCGGGCATTCTCATGTCCTGCGTGGATTTCCTCGAACGGGTACCCAACCCGGACGAGACCCAGGTACGCGACATGCTTTCGGGGCATTTATGTCGCTGCACGGGCTACACCGGCATCGTCCAGGCCGTGCTCGAAGTAGCTGCCCAGCGCCAAACGAACAAAGGGGAATAA
- a CDS encoding UbiD family decarboxylase, producing the protein MQPVTLSTPEADRAGDLPAGASLRGWLDHLQRRQRLTMIRPGVDLRFGVAAIANRLDGKSASLFPQPGGHSIAVVSGLLSDRQWMAEAMGVESAEVLARFEAASLNPLPWREVGDAACQQVVHREIDLNKLLPIPTHNEHDSGPYITAGLLITRNPRTGVQNVSIHRLQVSSPNRLGALLLPRHALAFFQEVEALGEDLDVAVVIGADPLTLLASQAIVPIDHDELEIAGALHGRPLAVTRCVTNQIRVPADAEIVIEGRLLAKAREMEGPFGEFPQYYGERAERHVIEVDAVTHRHDPIFHTIVGGGLEHLLLGGIPREATMLAHLRRSFPCVRDVHLSKGGVCRYHLYVQIDKRSEGEGKNVILGALGGHYDIKHVTVVDMDVDIHDPIEVEWAIATRFQADRDLVLIHESQGSKLDPSTRDGVGSKMGYDATVPLSAPTMRFKRIQVPGQQEVELDKVAHAAPQDWQCVLQKHD; encoded by the coding sequence ATGCAGCCTGTGACTCTTTCCACCCCCGAAGCCGACAGGGCCGGGGACCTGCCAGCAGGCGCCAGCCTGCGTGGCTGGCTCGACCATTTGCAGCGCCGGCAGCGTTTGACAATGATACGTCCCGGCGTGGACCTGCGTTTCGGCGTTGCAGCGATTGCCAATCGTCTGGACGGCAAGAGCGCTTCACTGTTCCCCCAGCCGGGCGGCCATTCGATCGCGGTGGTGTCCGGCCTGCTGTCCGACCGGCAGTGGATGGCCGAAGCCATGGGCGTGGAGTCCGCTGAAGTGTTGGCGCGTTTCGAAGCCGCCAGCCTCAATCCGCTGCCGTGGCGCGAAGTCGGCGATGCAGCTTGTCAGCAAGTGGTGCATCGCGAGATCGACCTGAACAAACTGCTGCCCATTCCCACCCACAACGAGCACGACAGCGGCCCTTACATCACCGCTGGCCTGCTGATTACCCGAAACCCGCGCACCGGGGTACAGAACGTTTCGATTCACCGCTTGCAAGTGAGCAGCCCAAATCGCCTGGGCGCACTGCTGCTGCCACGCCATGCGCTGGCCTTCTTTCAGGAAGTCGAGGCGCTGGGAGAGGATCTGGACGTGGCGGTGGTCATTGGCGCTGATCCGCTGACCTTGCTGGCGTCCCAGGCCATCGTGCCGATCGATCACGACGAACTGGAAATTGCCGGTGCGCTGCATGGCCGTCCGCTGGCGGTGACGCGCTGTGTCACCAACCAGATTCGCGTACCTGCCGACGCCGAGATCGTCATCGAGGGCCGGCTGCTGGCCAAGGCGCGGGAGATGGAGGGCCCGTTCGGCGAGTTTCCGCAGTACTACGGCGAGCGCGCCGAACGCCATGTGATCGAAGTCGACGCCGTAACCCATCGTCACGACCCGATCTTTCACACCATCGTCGGCGGCGGCCTGGAACACTTGCTGCTCGGCGGCATCCCGCGCGAAGCGACCATGCTTGCGCACTTGCGCCGCAGCTTTCCGTGCGTGCGTGACGTGCACCTGAGCAAGGGCGGAGTGTGTCGTTATCACCTTTATGTGCAGATCGACAAACGCTCCGAAGGCGAGGGCAAGAACGTCATCCTCGGCGCGCTGGGCGGTCACTACGACATCAAGCACGTCACCGTGGTGGATATGGATGTGGACATTCATGACCCCATCGAAGTCGAGTGGGCTATTGCCACCCGTTTCCAGGCCGACCGCGACCTGGTGCTGATCCATGAATCCCAGGGCTCGAAACTCGATCCGTCCACCCGCGACGGTGTCGGCTCGAAGATGGGCTACGACGCCACGGTGCCGCTGTCGGCACCGACCATGCGCTTCAAGCGAATCCAGGTGCCGGGCCAACAGGAAGTCGAGCTCGACAAGGTGGCGCACGCGGCGCCGCAGGACTGGCAGTGCGTGCTCCAGAAGCACGATTGA
- a CDS encoding enoyl-CoA hydratase/isomerase family protein → MQQQAIQQFLDTQFDGFQVEVDVSRERADIILNRAPLNVISMGQRDQLRLVFEALDAHKDVRVIVLRSVGEHFSSGGDIKGFLEASPEHVSKLAWNVAAPARCEKPVIVANRGYTFGVGFELSLACDFRVASQTTRYALPEQNLGQIPGSGGSARLQKIIGITRTKHMVMRAKRITGDQAYAWGIATEVVPDAELESTVDALADELRRFSPLAQRTAKKLINDNEDAPLTVAIEMEGHCYSRLRSSKDFKEGVEAFHSKRPAVFTGE, encoded by the coding sequence ATGCAACAACAAGCAATCCAGCAATTTCTCGACACTCAGTTCGATGGCTTCCAGGTTGAAGTCGATGTGTCCCGCGAGCGCGCCGACATCATCCTCAACCGGGCGCCGTTGAACGTCATTTCCATGGGCCAGCGCGATCAACTGCGCCTGGTCTTCGAAGCCCTCGATGCACACAAAGACGTGCGCGTCATCGTGCTGCGCTCGGTGGGTGAACACTTCTCCAGCGGCGGCGACATCAAGGGCTTCCTCGAAGCTTCGCCGGAGCACGTTTCGAAGCTGGCCTGGAACGTTGCGGCACCGGCGCGTTGCGAAAAACCGGTGATCGTTGCCAACCGTGGTTACACCTTCGGCGTCGGTTTCGAACTGTCCCTGGCCTGCGATTTCCGCGTTGCTTCGCAAACCACGCGCTACGCCTTGCCTGAGCAGAACCTGGGTCAGATCCCCGGCTCGGGTGGCTCTGCACGTCTGCAGAAAATCATCGGCATCACCCGCACCAAGCACATGGTGATGCGTGCCAAACGCATCACGGGCGACCAGGCCTATGCCTGGGGTATCGCAACCGAGGTCGTGCCGGATGCCGAACTCGAAAGCACCGTCGATGCGCTGGCAGATGAGCTGCGGCGCTTCTCGCCGCTGGCTCAGCGCACGGCGAAAAAACTGATCAACGACAACGAAGATGCACCGCTGACCGTCGCGATCGAAATGGAAGGTCACTGCTACAGCCGACTGCGCAGCTCCAAGGACTTCAAGGAAGGCGTCGAAGCGTTTCACAGCAAGCGTCCGGCAGTGTTCACCGGCGAGTAA